From Proteiniborus sp. MB09-C3, the proteins below share one genomic window:
- a CDS encoding lysine 5,6-aminomutase subunit alpha: MNSKLKLDSKTIQSARNAAANIAEDVQGFIDRHTTVTVERTIARLLGIDGVDEIDRPLPNVVVDNIKEGNGLGEGVAYWLGNAMLQTGDTLQNIAEKVSRGDLNLTKLPIANESEIKEKINEIAEKTVNRIRDNKKKREDYLERLGEGPRPYIYVIVATGNIYEDVVQAQAAARQGADIIAVIRTTAQSLLDYVPYGATTEGFGGTYATQENFKIMRKALDEVGEEVGRYIRLCNYCSGLCMPEIAAMGALERLDVMLNDALYGILFRDINMQRTLVDQYFSRVINGFAGVIINTGEDNYLTTADAVEEAHTVLASQLMNEQFAKKAGIPEEQMGLGHAFEMAPDIENGFLLELAQAQMAREIFPKAPLKYMPPTKFMTGNIFKGHLQNAMFNLVSIWTNQGIQLLGMLTEAIHTPHLQDRALAIENAKYIFNNARDIGEEVTFKEGGIIQTRAQEVLKNAEELLLEIEKEGLFSTIEKGKFASIKRARNGGKGLEGVVQKGEKHFNPFIDMMLNKMED; the protein is encoded by the coding sequence TTGAACAGCAAGCTTAAACTTGATTCTAAAACAATACAAAGCGCCAGAAATGCAGCAGCAAACATAGCAGAGGATGTACAAGGCTTCATAGATAGACATACCACAGTAACAGTAGAAAGAACCATAGCGAGACTTCTTGGGATAGATGGAGTAGATGAAATAGACAGACCCCTTCCAAACGTAGTAGTAGATAATATAAAAGAAGGCAATGGCTTAGGAGAAGGAGTAGCATATTGGTTAGGAAATGCCATGCTCCAAACTGGAGACACCCTACAGAATATTGCAGAAAAAGTAAGCAGAGGAGATTTAAACCTTACCAAGCTTCCCATAGCTAACGAAAGTGAAATAAAAGAAAAAATAAATGAAATAGCAGAAAAAACAGTAAATAGAATAAGAGATAATAAAAAGAAAAGAGAAGATTACTTAGAGAGACTTGGTGAAGGGCCTAGGCCATATATTTATGTAATAGTAGCGACAGGAAATATATACGAAGACGTAGTTCAAGCTCAAGCAGCAGCAAGACAAGGAGCAGACATTATAGCAGTTATCAGAACAACAGCTCAGAGCTTACTGGATTATGTACCATACGGTGCTACAACAGAAGGCTTTGGGGGAACATATGCCACTCAAGAAAACTTCAAAATAATGAGAAAAGCGCTAGATGAAGTAGGAGAAGAAGTAGGCAGATACATTAGACTCTGCAACTACTGCTCTGGATTATGCATGCCAGAAATAGCAGCCATGGGAGCACTTGAAAGACTTGATGTGATGCTAAACGATGCATTGTACGGCATATTGTTTAGAGATATAAATATGCAGAGAACTCTAGTAGATCAATATTTCTCAAGGGTAATAAATGGATTTGCAGGAGTCATCATAAATACAGGAGAAGACAATTACCTAACTACAGCAGATGCAGTAGAAGAAGCTCATACAGTACTTGCATCCCAGCTTATGAACGAGCAATTTGCCAAAAAAGCAGGTATTCCAGAAGAACAAATGGGACTTGGACACGCATTTGAAATGGCACCAGACATAGAGAATGGATTCTTGCTAGAGCTGGCACAAGCACAGATGGCTAGAGAAATATTCCCTAAAGCACCACTAAAATATATGCCGCCTACAAAATTCATGACAGGAAACATATTTAAGGGACATCTACAAAATGCAATGTTTAACCTAGTATCAATATGGACGAATCAAGGCATACAATTATTAGGAATGCTTACAGAGGCTATCCATACTCCTCATCTTCAAGATAGAGCACTAGCAATAGAAAATGCAAAATATATATTCAACAATGCAAGGGACATAGGAGAGGAAGTAACCTTTAAAGAAGGCGGCATTATCCAGACAAGAGCACAGGAAGTCCTTAAAAATGCAGAGGAACTGTTACTAGAAATAGAAAAAGAAGGACTATTCTCAACAATAGAAAAAGGTAAATTTGCATCCATAAAAAGAGCTAGAAATGGTGGCAAGGGCTTAGAGGGAGTAGTACAAAAAGGAGAAAAACATTTCAACCCATTCATTGATATGATGCTGAATAAAATGGAGGATTGA